A DNA window from Leopardus geoffroyi isolate Oge1 chromosome A1, O.geoffroyi_Oge1_pat1.0, whole genome shotgun sequence contains the following coding sequences:
- the RNF187 gene encoding E3 ubiquitin-protein ligase RNF187: MAAGPEPPEWEPRWRKALRGKENKGSVEIMRKDLNDARDLHGQAESAAAVWKGHVMDRRKKALTDYKKLRVFFAEEEERFLQEADKEEGSAEDEDTDPAERFGSLLQAVSELERRHRNLGLSMLLQ; the protein is encoded by the exons ATGGCCGCGGGGCCCGAGCCGCCAGAGTGGGAGCCGCGCTGGAGGAAGGCGCTGCGCGGCAAG GAGAACAAGGGTTCTGTGGAGATCATGCGGAAAGACCTGAATGACGCCCGGGACCTGCACGGCCAGGCTGAGTCTGCTGCTGCCGTTTGGAAG GGACACGTGATGGACCGCAGGAAGAAGGCCCTGACCGACTACAAGAAGCTTCGGGTCTTCTTTGCCGAGGAGGAGGAGCGTTTCCTGCAGGAGGCGGATAAAGAGGAGGGGTCCGCAGAGGACGAGGACACAGACCCGGCCGAGCGCTTTGGGTCACTGCTGCAGGCTGTCTCGGAGCTGGAGAGGAGGCACCGCAACCTGGGGCTCAGCATGCTGCTTCAG TGA